The DNA window GAAATGTTCTTTCACCAGCACAGATGTGATCCGAGTCCAATTCCAGTATGAAGATGAGagatattttgtatttgttttcctCGTCGTCTGAGCATTGAGATTAACTCTGTCCACTGGCTGATGTGGGAACTATGATTATCTAAATTCTAAGAGGATCTCTGGGACTTGCAGCAGATAAATCTCGATATAAAACAAACTGATGGGAGGAGACGAGGAACTGAATCTAAATGTATAAGATTTGATGTCGACTTCTCTTTTTTCctaccaaaaaaaaatatgatgtgcatGAAATACCAATAAGTCATCGATCACACTGTTCAGACGCAACTTGCAGAAAGTAGAGCTGCTGATCCAGCACTCTGAAGAGACGGCGCTGCGTTCAGCGTTTGAGGAAGTCGAGACTGACAGCAAACCTTGCTGGCTGTGTGATTTACACCACGgagacagcagtgtgtgtgtgtgtcttcaaaTGCCTGTATACTCTCCCTTACTTTCACTGAGGGTTGGGAGCTGAGCCCAAGGAATGCAAACACAGTGTTGTCCTCCTTTGACTGGAAGAAGTCTTCATAGTCCTaaagagagagggggtgggggggacaAAAAAAAGAGGATGTTACATAATGTGTAAATCTGAAACATGGTTGTAAACATCGCTGCCAAAAGATCCCAGCATGTCTGCTTTTAATATAATATAGTGGCCATGACATTGCAGAGTAATGTTGGATTACCTTGGCCAGTGAGAGTGACGGCAGGCAGAGCAGATAATCCGCCCCATCCGTGAAACTGGATTAAGGCGGGATTACAAAGTGGCGTGCAAACTCAGCGAAGGACACAAACTGGCCAGCACTAACTGGTCAAACTCATTCACCAGCGTAGGAGCGTAGGTAGTTCGACCTCAGGGGCGGAGAGGGGAGTGGTGTCAGGAGCCTCCAGCCTCGAATGTTTTCGGCTTTTAAAAATACCTTCAACTTTGCGTCATTCAGATAATATTCTGACCCATGTTGTTTATCCTGCTTCACTATTCCCTGATGAAATCTAAAATAATTGAGCAAATGTTCTGTTGGCCAAACATTCAACTCAGATTACTCAAGACCCTGTTTGCTATGGATCCTTGATTTGCAGTCAGAGCAGCCCAGATTATTATGGGATGGATTCAAACAGAGCAGATTTCAAATATTCATTCTGTTACTCCAGCACAGTATGGCTGAACTAGGTCTCAAGATTAGTAATGGTCCTTAGGCCAAATTCCTACCCTACCTATGTTAAGTAACTTAAAAATAGTAACATCAGaccatttttccttttttgaggTCTGAGGAGTGAAAATGAGTCATCCTAAACATTTGTTGTGCTACGGCTTCAGTATGATGAAGACAGTTAGAGAAAAAGTAGATATAAAATGGGATATAGGATCTACAGGATGTTTTTTCCCTTTGGCAACTATCATGTTTTTCCCAGAATAATGCAGGGACTCCTTCCTccggagcccttctgtgcagagtttgcatgttctccccatgtgagtgtgggttttctccaggtactccagcttcctcccacagtccaaagacatgcagattaattggtgactctaacttGTCCGTAGGTTTCAATGTGagtatgaatggttgtctgtctctatagccctttttagataggaattgtgcaaatttgcaggaaaaccCAATCAGTcctctttcagcattggcagtacagtactacgaggcggaaaattgggcacctcggatcaactcgccaatccggctctgtgtatctaaacgctcgcagcttgccggcaaaacggcccaacaatCGCCAAATtctgtcagtgtaaaaggggcttatgtctGGCTTCGCTCCTGCTCAACCTTGTACTGAGTGACATTGATATGAACTACTGACATAACCAGTGTGAGCATTAACAAACAGCCATGTATATAAAATTTCATGGTTTACAGCTTTAAAATTAATGACAATCCTCTGTTAATTGTTCAATAATCTCTTGTTTTATGCTtcatatacatttaaaaaaatatttatttttttttatcaaaatgcCTCTCTTTACTCCTTCTCtaaaattacaatatttttgATATGTCATTCGAATTTAGCAACAAAAAAAGTATCCAATCAAATGCGCTTTGGGGCAGTTAGCTTACTCTGTCCATTACATGAGACAACACTTGCTTGTAGGTTGTAGAAACTAACAGAGCGAAATTACGGAGTGTGTTTGGATCTCAATTGGTAAAACCTTTGCTTACATTTCCTAATAATGATTCtaaatttgatttaattgcTCTAACTACCATTTCACTGTGACTTtaagggcgcattcacaccaggatagtccgggggacttGGTTGgattgggcggggaatgccaaaaaatttcacactgcactttttaaagcggaccaaactgCCTAGACAACTtcacacagttacaacagctgctcatcTGGGGACAGTACTGCCCGAAACGACCACtaaccaggaagaaaaaaagcatgaggaagaagaaaacctggctcatcgattggccaggactgaaaatggaaatccatccccttcagccgggtcaccacaaaaacaccaaacaccaaaatgcactgcgctctacgtcacttcctctctttggttcacttcctctctttgatCTGCTGGAtagtctgtttgcatttcccactgtaagcgaaccgcaccagggttcacttgcaagtgaaccgagaccccctgttttcaagcggaccagggttcgctcgtatggtccgcaccagagtcagaatgagcgttcacaccactccaaaggAACCGAACTATCTGTGAAAGCGGGCCAGGGTTcatttaaagtggaccaaatagtgccagtgtgaatgcatcTTAAAGCAGAGTCCTGTACAGAGCTAGTTTTGCAAATCGACACATCTGCAGTGTCCAGTAACAGAACCGACCCTTAACTCATAATTTCCTCCAAGTCAAATCCAGACCTGCGCTAACTTGTTAGTTTAAGTCCAGGGACCTCACCCATGATTATACACATCATTTTGCCGTCATGCAGTTTTACGTAACGCAGGCCTGCTGTCCAATTTAGATGCGGGAAGCCCTCGCCCAGTAAGCTCCCACTTGTTAATGTAAtgcaaagtgacacaaagaTAACCAATTTTACAGTAATCATCTGTCCGTTGCTATCAGTCTCTGCATCCTCATCTCCGGAATGATGTTTCGTTTAATGTCTTCTGCATATTTTGTCAGCCTGCCACATAATACAGGCTGTAGATAAATGTTTTGACTGTTTGACTATAGACTATATCTCATGGCCCTTCAGAACATGGCCCTAAACTTTAAACATCCGAGATCTCCCAGTAAACAAACTAAAATTAGCTCCCACAGCACTGTCTCCAAttatatcacacacacaaacaaacatccaTCATACCCCACAGTAGCGATCCTCGTTGAAGATCTGCGGAGGCAGTGGGTTGCCTTTCTCCGGCTGCTTGTCTCTGGGGATGTTGCGGTACATCCAGAGCCTCTGCTCCTCCAGCATGGTGATGTCTACTTCCTGGAAGCTGATTCGGTTGGCCTCCAGGAAACCCACCACTGCCTGCTGGTGCTTTTTTACCTGGGACAGGTCGAAACGGACACAAGGAAGAAAGAGGGTGGAGGAGGGATGGTTTGGGATACAGTTGTACATTatgataaaaatgacaattGTTACATTAATAATGAGCTAATGTGACCAAAGGCATAAACTCATATTGCCTTaatgtacactgaacaaaaatataaacgcaacacttttgtttttgctcccatttttcatgagctgaactcaaagatctaaaacattatCTATACatacaaaagaccatttcctcacaaatattgttcacaaatctgtctaaatctgtgttagtgagcacttctcctttgccgagataatccatcccacctcacaggtgtggcatatcaagatgctgattagacagcatgattattgcacaggtgtgccttaggctggctacaataaaaggccactctgaaatgttcagttttatcacacagcacaatgccacagatgttgcaagttttgagggagcatgcaattggcatgctgactgcaggaatgtccataagagctgttgcccgtgaattgaatgttcatttctctaccataagccgtctccaaaggcgttccagacaatttggcagtacatcaaaccagcctcacaaccacagaccacgtgtaaccatcccagcccaggacctccacatccagcatgttcacctccaagatcgtctgagaccagccacccggacagctgctgcaacaatcggtttgcataaccaaagaatttctgcacaaactgtcagaaaccgtgtcagggaagctcatctgcatgcccgtcatcctcatcggggtctcgacctgactgcagttcgtcgttgtaaccgacttgagtgggcaaatgctcacattcgatggcatctgacacgttggagaggtgttctcttcacggatgaatcccggttttcactgttcagggcaggtggcagacagcatgtgtggcgtcgtgtgggtgagcggtttgctgatgtcaacattgtggatcgagtggcccacggtggcggtggggttacgGTATGGCCAGGCGTacgttatggacaacgaacacaggcgcattttattgatggcattttgaatgcacagagataccgtgacgagatcctgaggcccattgttgtgccattcatccacgaccatcacctcatattacggcatgataatgcacggccccatgttgcaaggatctgtacacaattcctggaagctgaaaacatcccagttcttgcatggccagcatactcaccggacatgtcacccactgagcatgtttggaatgctctggatcggcctatacgacagcgtgttccagttcctgccaatatccagcaacttcacatagccattgaagaggagtggaccaacattccacaggccacaatcaacaacctgatcagcTCTATgagaaggagatgtgttgcactgcgtgaggcaaatggtggtcacaccagatactgactggttttctgacccccccagacccccTCAATaaagccaaactgaacatttcagagtggccttttattgtggccagcctaaggcacacctgtgcaatattcatgctgtctaatcagcatcttgatatgccacacctgtgaggtgggatggattatctcggcaaaggagaagtgctcactaacacagactttagacagatttgtgaacaacatttgtgagaaatggtcttttgtgtgtacagaaaatgatttagatctttgagttcagctcatgaaaaatgggagcaaaaacaaaagtgttgcgtttatatttttgttcagtgtatgtgGACATAAAGGAGCTGGACACTATATGTGTGTGGCTTTCCCTCTGTGTATGCACATTGCTCTCAGCCAAGCAGCTGGGTGCTTACACTCCTGCAATGACAAACAGTAAGCTGACACCCACTGAACCAGAGCACACATGTGGAGTGTGCTGTATGTATTCACTATATAGCAACTCAGCTGGACATTAAGAAGGATTATTGATTAGTGGAGGAGATTATGATTAAAATCGGAGTGCTGACATCCTTCtcctgtacagtacagtatcaCCTTATAGTACATCAGTACAGTGTACTGGATTTCAGAGGAGACTATATGCTAAAATCCATCATACATCTCTATATATAATTACTTATTATTATCATTCTGTTCTATAAAAGTAATGAATTAGTGTTTGTGTAGACGTAGTTCAACCATGACTGCAGCTGTGTGCCCTCTTGCACCTCCCAAGCCAAGAGGGAGCCCGTCCTGACGACTATGCAACAAACTTTCCCATTCATGGTCTCAGGATGGATGCAACAGCTCCCTGTGGTATTGTTCATGTATGTGCTCTGGGACACTCCGTGTGACTGAAACTGTGTGACAGTGTTTGTCAATGCTgagagaagaaggaaaaaaaaatcaaggatATTTTTAGAAGACAGAAAACTCCCACGGAAGGGAAAGTCGAAAACACACTTCAGAGACAGTCCCACGGAGCTCCTGACGTTTATCTTGTGTTCCCAACAGATAGTTAACTTGTGTGTACGAAATAAAATATATCACGTTTCAGGACTTTGTGGGCTCTGCATAGTCCAAGTCTTGTAGAAGTGGgggatatggccctaaaatattatcacaatatttcaaggtatttttgtgataatgaTATTCtcgatatgacaaattagttttaaaaatgtattaattaatttaagaaaacggtgttgcaacaaaataagtgatatagttttacagtttgccttcaaatattcagtaaaaattaaaattccctctcatttctttagtttgtaaacaacaacagtaagggccgtttcatagtcgacgcaAGCGACGAGAGCaacacacttcctttcatagccaacacactgaacacaagCGACGCAGGCAACACTTAAAATGCAATACTTTGCTCGCACCatagggggtagcagagtcaccGGTACATTCTGGCTAGCTAGTATTGCTGTAACTAGTTAGTACTGCTATTCTATTAGAGTGCAGGGCActagaactgtcatataaataGGGGTGTGCCCATACAAGTTcgcaaagtttttcctccttgcccgccatatttcatacctgcttcGTCTGTGAATGacaaaaagtggttaatttCAAGTACGTCACTTGAATTATCACCCCCGCTGGCAACGCATGGTATTACACGCGTCGCTGCATCtcgtataaaaaaaaaaaaaggacaacacattttgagagGCAAGCATGCATCATGGCGGCCAACGCGTCTCTTTGTGTCCCAATGCGTTTGCATCTGTGTGCCTTTGCGTCTactatgaaacggccctaactcagagtgagattaggattctgttacaatattaatagttcaacaaaataaaaccaaccaCAAATTACACGTTTCAACAGCTCcaagatacaaaaaaaaatgtccctgagtttttttccacctggacctttatgctctgcgttcacacatatgttgttttttgttgagctgtgagcgtcatgtaggtttacattaccaaaggtttatgacaaattCACAAACTCTTgtgtgcgcacggcgagagaggacaggacgctgaatgagttccctctgagctgtAACTTGCTAAAAGAGtgtgagaagtccggggctgttcataaaacattcaggatgccacagtttattccacactactgaagctgctcctctttttggaaccactgcagagtcggtaataatttcactttcagccgtGCTTGTATGCCTGAGCATTCATTAACATGACAAAAGGAGTAATTATTCAAAATAATCTGGGGGCAAGACAGTGTGAACAAATATAAACaggggcttttattttgtggaAACATTTTTCGAAGCTGACCCTGACACAATCAGGTTTCATGATATCCGTCccttgtgtgcttgtgtgtgtgtacatgacatGTGTGTCTTTCATTTAACTGATGCTAAGCGTAACAATGCAGCTATTGTTTAACCTTGACGACAGTGGGGGATTGTTCTGGGAAGTTTATTGTAGAAACACACCCAAACAAGATCATCTGTTGCGTCTTCTCTCTGACAAcaattgtctctgtgtgtaagcCTCATCTGGACTTGCACAACAAAGTAAATCAATCGCACCAATAAATTCAATCTTTAAAGGCAAACAAATGTCTGTTTACTTTGGTCAAAGGTTACACTCCATATAGAATCAGTGGTCTGAGTCTACGCTGCCTATCACACTGCTGCTCTCCACTATGATACAAATAACATGACCTTCCTCTGAGCTGAGAAGCTGGCAGCGTGAGCCTAAATAATGAAAGAGCTTCCCCCCCAGTGAGggtgagtgagagtgtgtgttagGGGCTGGATGAGTTCAGATTTTGGTTTGCCTGTGCGATTAAAGACACATACACAAATTGCACTCCCCAACAAACATTCACATTGCAGTGTTTGAGTATGCATGCATTGTTTGAGAGCACGTTCTTAAATGTAGGGATTAAGTGGAGGTTAATCCCTTAGTCACGAACAGAGAGGGAACACTGGGAAAGAGATGGCATGGGatagaaaaaatgaaataaaatgcagcTCTACtgagcaaaaaaataaacaaaaaaacaaacaaaagaattcagaaaatttcaaaattataaacttaattatttttaactattttttttagtCACAGATAGAAGGGGTACATGGAGAAAGAGATGAGACAGGttagaaaaacaagaaataaatgacACCTACcctgaggtaaaaaaaaaaaaatacagaaaatgcttaaattattaAGTTTTTTAAGACCAATCCTTTTGTCACGGCCAGGGAAGGAAATTAGGAAAAAGAGGAGTTGGGATAGaagaagagaaaattaaaaagataaattaaaattaataaacGACAAATCTTTTAGTCACGGACAGAAAGATACTTTAAAAAAGAGAGGGCttgggacagaaaaaaaaattacacctAACTTGAGCAGCGAAAgctcacaaaaaaataaaaaaagaaaattctaaaAATATTAACTTCTTACTTGTTGGACCTGTAATAGGCTGTAACACTACCTAAAAAatagaaacattttaaattataaaagaaaaaagaaaaaaaacgaaAATACACCTCTCcggagcaaaacaaaaaaaaaatcaaaattataaACTTTTTTTATAATTAATCCTACAGTCACCTAAAATatagaatttttttaaattaaaaaaaaaattaaatacacttctcctgagcaaaaaaaaagaaaaagaaaatatttacaaatatataaatcataagctttttttaaataaataaaaatcctttAGTCAtggacacagagggacacacaatatagcaaataaatacataaataaaataaaataaaataaaataaaataaaataaaatacacctcagcagaaaaaaatagggggaaaaaatcaaaactataaTTTTGGTTTTTAGATTAATCCTACAGTCACCtaaaaattttaaattaaaaaaattaaattaaatacacttgagcaatttttttttacaaaaacaaaaagaaaaaattaaaaatgataacatgttttttttagattaatCCTACAGTCAcctaaagaaagaagaaaattttgaattaaaaaaaataaattaaatacacttgagcaattgttgtttttttttttttacaaaaacaaaaagaaaaaaatcaaaaataatacatgtttttttagaCTAATCCTGCAGTCATAGACAGAAAAGACAGTACTTGGAAAAtaatatacaaaatacacctcttgcaaaaaaaaacatatcttgagaaacacaaaaaatcgaaacatttaaaaaatataaacttGTTATTTGTTGGATCTACAGCAAGCTGTATCGCTATACCACTACAAACTATGTTAACTTACATTGCACAGTATTTGTCAGAGGAGTGTTTACGTTTTCTAAGTATGAATTAATTCCTTAGATAATGTGAGGACACATGGTGGAGACTATTTTCAATTattaaaaactacatttattattatcactgaaACATTAGTAAAttacaaaaacagcaatgaaatgtaaaaaaattgTCGAGACTGGACCTGATGAGTATCCACTGAGGAGTGTGGGGGGCGTTGTGTGGGGGGTGTAACCTAATTTGCACTTCATTCATTCTGCGCTGATGATTTCCGCCCCACTAATCTGCTGTTGTTAAGCTGTGAACTGCTCATTTCACGGGGGGGGGGACACTGAAGTGGTCTCATTGTTGCTTCCCCTTCAGTCTGCTCACACACTCCTGCTCGTCCTTCACCTGTCTGTCCTCCAGAATTCACTGTCTTTCACAGTATTATtgtctccctccatctctgtctcacacacacccatttCAGTTTCAGCTGAGGGATCCAGTCTCACCTTCCCTCCTCATTCAATCACACGTAACCCAATTGAAAAGCATTCCCAGTAAATTACATTCACATGAGCTCAACGCTCAGATAGCTGACCCAAATGGCGGACCTGTTCAAGCGTGTATGACTGtgcttcatgtgtgtgtgtgtgtgagagagaaagagtgtgtgttttgaatgtatGTGTCATAGAGTTAAAAATAACTCCTTTGTAAACGCTGAGAGATTGTGCTGCCCTCTTCTAGAGATGGagcatgataaaataaatatattactCATTTCCCCCATTACCTAAGGGTTGAAGCATTCACGTAGGAGTGTTGTTTG is part of the Epinephelus fuscoguttatus linkage group LG11, E.fuscoguttatus.final_Chr_v1 genome and encodes:
- the sh3bgrl2 gene encoding SH3 domain-binding glutamic acid-rich-like protein 2, whose amino-acid sequence is MVIKVYIASSSGSVAVKKHQQAVVGFLEANRISFQEVDITMLEEQRLWMYRNIPRDKQPEKGNPLPPQIFNEDRYCGDYEDFFQSKEDNTVFAFLGLSSQPSVKDSES